One window of the Eucalyptus grandis isolate ANBG69807.140 chromosome 8, ASM1654582v1, whole genome shotgun sequence genome contains the following:
- the LOC120287634 gene encoding probable fructokinase-1 gives MASRNNGISGGKGLIVSFGEMLIDFVPTVSGVSLAEAPGFLKAPGGAPANVAIAVTRLGGRSAFVGKLGDDEFGHMLAGILKENGVNCDGINFDQGARTALAFVTLRADGEREFMFYRNPSADMLLKPEELNLELIRSAKVFHYGSISLIVEPCRSAHLEAMQVAKDAGALLSYDPNLRLPLWPSPEEAREQIKSIWDKADIIKVSDVELEFLTGSDKIDDENAMTLWHPNLTLLLVTLGEHGCRYYTKHFHGHVEAFHVNTVDTTGAGDSFVGALLCNIVDDRSILEDEGKLRKVLKFANACGAITTTKKGAIPALPTEADVLSLIDGTK, from the exons ATGGCTTCCCGCAACAATGGCATCTCCGGCGGCAAGGGCCTCATCGTGAGCTTCGGCGAGATGCTCATTGACTTCGTCCCGACCGTGTCGGGGGTCTCCCTGGCGGAGGCCCCGGGGTTCCTCAAGGCCCCCGGCGGCGCCCCCGCCAACGTCGCGATCGCCGTGACCCGCCTCGGCGGCCGGTCCGCGTTCGTCGGCAAGCTCGGGGACGACGAGTTCGGGCACATGCTGGCCGGGATCCTGAAGGAGAACGGGGTCAACTGCGACGGCATCAACTTCGACCAGGGGGCGCGGACCGCGCTGGCCTTCGTCACGCTCCGCGCCGACGGGGAGCGCGAGTTCATGTTCTACCGGAACCCGAGCGCCGACATGCTGCTCAAGCCCGAGGAGCTCAACCTCGAGCTGATCAGATCT GCGAAAGTCTTTCATTATGGATCCATCAGTTTGATTGTGGAGCCATGCAGATCCGCCCATCTTGAAGCAATGCAAGTTGCCAAGGACGCTGGGGCTCTGCTCTCCTATGATCCAAACCTCAGACTACCATTGTGGCCATCACCTGAGGAGGCTCGTGAGCAGATCAAGAGCATTTGGGACAAGGCAGATATCATTAAAGTGAGTGATGTTGAACTGGAGTTCCTCACAGGGAGTGACAagattgatgatgaaaatgcaATGACACTGTGGCACCCCAACTTGACACTTCTCCTTGTTACTTTGGGTGAGCACGGTTGTAGATACTACACCAAG CATTTTCATGGACATGTGGAAGCATTCCATGTTAACACGGTTGACACAACCGGGGCTGGTGATTCCTTTGTCGGGGCACTCCTCTGCAACATTGTTGACGACCGCTCCATTCTCGAA GATGAAGGAAAATTGAGGAAAGTCCTGAAGTTTGCAAACGCGTGCGGagccatcaccaccaccaaGAAGGGAGCGATCCCCGCCCTCCCGACCGAGGCTGATGTCCTCAGCTTGATCGATGGCACGAAATAA